The Panicum virgatum strain AP13 chromosome 5K, P.virgatum_v5, whole genome shotgun sequence genome has a window encoding:
- the LOC120708586 gene encoding UDP-glucuronic acid decarboxylase 1-like gives MMKQLHKSSPTHAPSPAHAPAPKAAKPARPGPRSWIGYLLREQRLLFVLLGALIASTFFLLRPYLSLSASSHLPDARPLFSFAARSGVPAGFRPPPRRVVVTGGAGFVGSHLVDRLLEQGDSVIVVDNFFTGRKENVAHHLRNPRFELLRHDVVEPILLEVDRIYHLACPASPVHYKYNPIKTIKTNVMGTLNMLGLAKRIGARFLLTSTSEVYGDPLEHPQKETYWGHVNPIGVRSCYDEGKRTAETLTMDYHRGGGVEVRIARIFNTYGPRMCLDDGRVVSNFVAQALRRQPMTVYGDGKQTRSFQYVSDLVAGLMALMESDHIGPFNLGNPGEFTMLELAQVVKETIDPMATIEFKPNTADDPHMRKPDITKAKQLLHWEPKVSLKEGLPLMVTDFRQRISDE, from the exons ATGATGAAGCAGCTCCACAAGTCATCCCCGACCcacgcgccgtcgccggcgcacgCTCCGGCGCCGAAGGCCGCCAAGCCGGCGCGCCCCGGCCCGCGCTCCTGGATCGGGTACCTCCTCCGCGAGCAGCGCCTCCTCTTCGTCCTCCTCGGCGCGCTCATCGCctccaccttcttcctcctccggccctACCTCTCGCTCTCCGCATCCTCCCACCTCCCCGACGCCCGCCCGCTCTTCTCCTTCGCCGCCCGCTCCGGCGTCCCCGCCGggttccgcccgccgccgcgccgggtcGTCGTCACCGGCGGGGCTGGGTTCGTCGGCAGCCACCTCGTGGACCGGCTGCTGGAGCAGGGCGACAGCGTGATCGTGGTCGACAATTTCTTCACGGGCAGGAAGGAGAACGTCGCGCACCACCTCCGGAACCCGAGGTTCGAGCTGCTCCGCCACGATGTCGTCGAGCCAATCCTCCTCGAGGTCGACCGGATCTACCACCTCGCGTGCCCCGCGTCGCCCGTGCACTACAAGTACAACCCAATCAAGACGATC AAGACAAATGTTATGGGTACCTTGAATATGTTGGGTCTGGCAAAGCGAATTGGCGCAAGGTTCTTGTTGACTAGCACAAGTGAAGTTTATGGTGATCCACTTGAGCATCCGCAGAAGGAGACTTACTGGGGGCATGTTAATCCTATAG GTGTTAGGAGCTGTTATGATGAGGGGAAGAGAACAGCAGAGACGTTAACCATGGACTATCACCGTGGTGGTGGTGTTGAG GTGCGTATTGCTCGGATTTTCAATACATATGGTCCTCGTATGTGCCTTGATGATGGCCGTGTGGTCAGCAATTTTGTTGCACAG GCGCTACGTAGACAACCAATGACAGTTTATGGTGATGGAAAACAAACTCGAAGTTTCCAATATGTTTCTGATCTG GTTGCTGGACTGATGGCTCTCATGGAGAGTGATCATATTGGTCCGTTTAACTTGGGAAACCCAGGAGAGTTTACCATGTTGGAGCTAGCACAG GTTGTGAAGgaaacaattgatccaatggCAACCATTGAGTTCAAACCTAATACGGCTGATGATCCCCATATGAGAAAGCCAGATATCACCAAGGCCAAGCAACTGTTACATTGGGAGCCAAAGGTCTCTCTCAAGGAAGGCCTTCCGTTAATGGTGACAGACTTCCGTCAAAGGATCTCGGATGAGTAA
- the LOC120710250 gene encoding dirigent protein 16-like, which produces MTAHCLLGAAAAGRPARHGPSPPFHSSGQTITLYTTGSATPKATAASSQHAVFTSGSEGPIGHRGSWLRALTRPGALRPGTVTVVDELRGRKEFGLPLEGRLEGILVTSLADSSSHMVAVRASFAGDGAEDSLRFFGVRRDDQEESHIAVVGGTGRYSGAAGFAVVRAADVPETGGNVSSSSALSFSVHLK; this is translated from the exons ATGACGGCCCACTGCCTACTGG gcgcggcggccgccggccggccggcacgtCACGGCCCCTCGCCCCCGTTCCACAGCTCCGGCCAGACGATCACACTGTACACCACTGGCAGCGCAACGCCCAAGGCCACAGCTGCTTCCTCGCAGCACGCTGTGTTCACCAGTGGCAGTGAGGGCCCGATCGGCCACCGCGGCAGCTGGCTGCGCGCCCTGACGCGGCCAGGGGCGCTCCGGCCCGGCACGGTGACCGTCGTCGACGAGCTCCGCGGCAGGAAGGAGTTCGGGCTGCCTTTGGAAGGGAGGCTGGAGGGCATCCTCGTCACCAGCTTGGCAGACAGCAGCAGTCACATGGTGGCCGTGAGGGCCTCGTTTGCCGGCGATGGCGCGGAAGACAGCCTCAGGTTCTTCGGCGTGCGCCGCGACGACCAGGAGGAGTCTCACATCGCGGTGGTCGGCGGGACGGGGCGGTACAGCGGGGCCGCTGGTTTCGCCGTGGTCAGAGCGGCAGATGTACCTGAAACGGGTGGGAATGTCAGCTCGAGCAGTGCGCTCAGTTTCAGTGTGCATCTCAAGTAG
- the LOC120708587 gene encoding ruvB-like protein 1, with amino-acid sequence MRIEEVQSTSKKQRIATHTHIKGLGLDANGLALAMASGFVGQVGAREACGLIVDMIRQKKMAGRALLLAGPPATGKTALALGVSQELGSKVPFCPMVGSEVYSTEVKKTEVLMENFRRAIGLRIKENKEVYEGEVTELSPEEAESTTGGYAKSISHVIIGLKTVKGTKQLKLDPSIYDALIKEKVAVGDVIYIEANSGAVKRVGRCDSFATEYDLEAEEYVPIPKGEVHKKKEIVQDVTLHDLDAANAQPQGGQDILSLMGQMMKPRKTEITDKLRQEINKVVNRYIDEGIAELVPGVLFIDEVHMLDIECFSYLNRALESPLSPIVILATNRGICNVRGTDMTSPHGIPVDLLDRLVIIRTETYGPTEMIQILAIRAQVEEIDIDEESLAYLGEIGQQTSLRHAIQLLSPASVVAKTNGREKIFKADLEEVSGLYLDAKSSARLLQEQQERYIT; translated from the exons ATGAGGATCGAGGAGGTGCAGTCGACGTCGAAGAAGCAGCGCATCGCCACCCACACCCACATCAAGGGCCTCGGCCTCGAC GCCAATGGGTTGGCGCTTGCGATGGCGTCGGGGTTCGTGGGGCAGGTGGGGGCGCGGGAGGCGTGCGGCCTGATAGTCGACATGATACGCCAGAAGAAGATGGCTGGCCGCGCGCTGCTCCTTGCGGGCCCGCCCGCCACGGGAAAGACGGCGCTCGCGCTCGGCGTCTCCCAGGAGCTCGGCAGCAAG GTCCCTTTCTGCCCTATGGTAGGATCGGAAGTGTACTCCACAGAGGTCAAGAAAACTGAGGTGCTGATGGAAAATTTTCGTAGAGCTATAGGTCTGCGTATAAAGGAAAACAAAGAGGTTTATGAAGGAGAG GTTACTGAACTTTCCCCGGAAGAGGCTGAGAGTACAACAGGTGGATACGCAAAAAGCATTAGCCATGTAATCATAGGTCTAAAGACTGTTAAAGGGACTAAGCAACTGAAATTAGATCCTTCAATTTATGATGCTTTAATCAAAGAAAAG GTGGCCGTGGGTGATGTTATATACATTGAAGCAAATAGTGGTGCTGTGAAAAGAGTTGGTAGATGTGATTCTTTTGCTACAGAATATGATCTTGAAGCTGAGGAGTATGTTCCAATCCCCAAAGGCGAAGTCCataagaaaaaggaaatagTACAG GATGTCACACTTCATGACCTGGATGCTGCAAATGCTCAGCCACAAGGAGGTCAAGATATTTTATCACTTATGGGCCAAATGATGAAGCCGCGGAAGACTGAAATCACCGACAAACTACGCCAAGAAATTAATAAG GTGGTAAACAGATATATCGATGAAGGAATTGCAGAGCTTGTGCCTGGTGTTTTGTTCATTGATGAG GTCCACATGTTGGACATTGAATGCTTTTCTTATCTGAATCGTGCACTGGAGAGCCCATTATCACCGATTGTGATACTTGCTACGAATAGGGGAATATGTAATGTGAG AGGTACTGATATGACAAGTCCACATGGTATACCAGTTGACCTTCTAGATAGGCTGGTGATTATTCGAACAGAAACATATGGCCCTACTGAGATGATCCAG ATACTAGCTATCCGAGCACAAGTGGAAGAGATTGATATTGATGAAGAGAGTCTTGCTTATTTAGGAGAGATCGGACAACAGACTTCTTTGAG ACATGCTATTCAGCTGCTATCACCTGCCAGTGTGGTTGCAAAGACTAATGGAAGAGAGAAGATCTTCAAG GCTGATCTTGAGGAAGTTAGCGGACTCTATTTGGACGCCAAATCGTCTGCTCgtctgctccaggagcaacAAGAAAGATACATCACTTAG
- the LOC120708590 gene encoding uncharacterized protein LOC120708590 — MDGGSSSPASYIRLVQHLIEKCICYNMNKEECMETLEKHAKIMPVITSTVWKELEKENREFFETYKKDRGEDSTRENPPPPDGGGSASSKSSADDDDQTADQ, encoded by the exons atggacggCGGCTCCTCGTCGCCGGCTTCGTACATCAGACTG GTGCAGCATCTGATCGAGaagtgcatctgctacaacatgaACAAGGAGGAGTGCATGGAGACGCTGGAGAAGCACGCCAAGATCATGCCCGTCATCACATCCACCG TGTGGAAGGAGCTGGAGAAAGAGAACAGGGAGTTCTTCGAGACGTACAAGAAGGATCGAGGAGAAGATTCCACGCGGGagaatcctcctcctcctgacgGTGGTGGGTCTGCTTCTTCCAAGAGCTCAGCCGACGACGACGATCAGACGGCGGACCAGTAG